In Ciconia boyciana chromosome 17, ASM3463844v1, whole genome shotgun sequence, the genomic stretch CGAGCATTGCCTCCAGTTAATTTAAACCCAGGTCAAGAGGATGACGGCAGGGATGCTGGAGActgggcacagggctgggacGGCAACCCCAAAAACTCACCCCAAGGCAAGATGAGCCCACGCAGCTGCTTTTTGGGGTCTGGGGAGGCAGACCTCCCCGGTGTCTGGGACCAGCTCTGGTTGGGGTCATCCATGCAATGGAAGCGATGGCCTGAGGGgtcctgcagagccctggggacgGTCGCTGGTGCTGGAGGGCATGGCCGTCCCCTCCAGTGCCGGCGACCGTCCCCGCACCGCACCGATGGCCTCCCTGGCTTCATAGCGTCACGAGCGAGGCTTTTCCAGCCTGATCTATTAACACGCCGTTAGCGGGAGAGGAGTTCATTTTTGCCATTTAGCGTTTCATGGATAATTAATTATTCTTCATCTTCCcagcaaaaaaggaagagcaggtAGAGGGGctgttcaaagcaaaaaaagcaagctgaaacGCAGGGAAATTGCTGATTATTTGTAACATCAAAGGCGAGGGAGGATGTACTGATTTAATGGGGCACCGCACgatgcagagccctgggcaTGGCAGTGGTGCTGAGACCGGCACGCACTCATTGCATTAGTGGTCCTGGGCAGCAACGTGGATGAGGGGCCCGGGGGGGAGCCCGGCCTTTGCCTGCCCCCCCCATCTGCCTCCTCTCACCTCCCCGTTGCTGTTAGCTGCCGGTTCTGCCTTTGCCCCATGCGGGGGTGTCCCCGTGACCAGGCTGGGCACTGCGGTTGGGGGGGGCTGgaaatcccccccccccgggcctgGTGTGGGCCTCCCACGCTCCTCGATGCTTCATCCATCACTGGAGGCGagtggcaaaataaataatgatatttaacattttgtaaTAACGACAATTAACCAGTAAATAATGCCTTTTACACCAAGAAAGCCAGAGTGAATTAATTCCCCTAATTAGCTGTCAGGCAGCACGGGGCGGTGGCAGTGGCGGGCAAAGCCAGCAGCCCCCACCCGTGTTACCCCCCCTGCCACTGCGTCACTGAgtgtccccaaaccccaaaTCACACCCCAGAATTTTGCAGGCTTGCAAAATCCACCACTGCCCGTGGGACACGGGGCTCTGCACTGCATCCCGGCTGCTCCGGCAAGCCCTAAATCATGCCTATCTCCcggtaaaaaaaataacaacaacaacaaaagatgGCAACAAAATAGTTTATGGCTGTAATAAATTGTGccgaagggaaaaaaaacaaaacctgtttgGCTTGAAGCGAGCGGGGGGGTTTCCCATCGGCGCACAAATGGGAGCGTTACAGAGCCCTGCGTCCCGCCGCAGCCGGAGCTGGCAGCAAccggtggggagggaaagggggatttattggaaataattttccatcACATTTATCCCACCCGCTCGCTCTGATCTCACCTGGCTGCCGGCGgtgccgcggggccgggggggtcctgCTGTGGTGGGGTGTAAAGGTGATGGGAGGGTGCGGCGGTTGGGGGGTGGTCcctgtgccggggctggggcgagtggagggtgctgggtgccgtgtGCCGCGTGCCATGGGCCGAGCCGGGATAAAAACACCCATCAGCAGCGGTGTGGGGgcggctggggaaggagggggccGAACCCCCTGTGCTGCCGGCTCTGCCATCGCCGACGGATGagctgccttccctgccaggACCAGGCGCCGGCGTTGGTGGGGGAATGGAGATGGTCCTGCCTGGCCGGCCCTGAGGAGCGGGAAGGATGCGGCCACCGCGTGCCCCCGCCGTCCcagcaggggctggagcgtggCCAAGGCTTTGCCGCCTGCTTGGCTCGGCCGGACTCTGCCCCATCCACCCCCTTggctcagctcctggctgcccGCGGGGACACGGACAAGGACGGACATGGCTGCGCCGAGCCAGCCCCGCCAGGCCACCTACGATGCCATCGTCATCGGGGCTGGCATCCAGGGCTCCTTCACCGCCTACCACCTGGCCCAGCGCCACAGGGAGACCctcctgctggagcaggtacCGGcaaccccagccctgctgtgtccccgtcccaccgtgtccccagccctgatgtgctggggtgggagcctgcagagctggctgccctCTGCCATGGCACGGAGCGGAGCCGCTCCCAGCACCCCTGGTCCACGGTGCCAGCACCGctgtgtccccagtgccaggACCCCCATGACTCCAGTGCCAGGATGAttgtgtccccagtgccaggACCCGCATGTCCCCAGCACCAGaacccccgtgtccccagtactgggacccccatgtccccagtgccaGGACCCGCGTGCTCCCAGTGCCAGgagccccatgtccccagcaccAGAACCCGTGTGTCCCCAGCACCAgaacccccatgtccccagcaccagaacccccgtgtccccagtgctgggacccccatgtccccagtgccGGGACCCCCATGTCCTGCCGTTTCCCAGTGCCgcggctggcagggcaggctgtgTCCCCCAGTGCCCGCTGCGGCACAGCGCCGGTGCACGTGGGGCTGGTGGCGTTGGGGGGTGGCAGTGGCTGCGGtcacccccacgtcccccctgccctgcagttCATCCTGCCCCACTCGCGGGGCAGCTCGCACGGGCAGAGCCGCATCACCCGCACTGCCTACCCCCGGGAGCCCTACGCCCGCATGATGCCCGACAGCTTCCACCTCTGGCAGCGGCTGGAGGTCGAGGCCAGCACCAGCCTCTACAGGTGACGGGGACGGGGATGCAGCCCCTGCAGGGCACCATCCCCTCcctgcggggccgggctgggggctgcagccacTGCTCCATCAgggtgcagagctgggcaggatgaggccaccccagccccacgcagcgGGGAGCCAGTCGCTGGCTCTGGGTAATTTATGGAGCTCTGTAAAGAAAGCGCCATTAAGGAAATGAGTATCTAAACGATCCCCCGCTGCCAGGGTCAGGGCTGATGGCGCGTGCTGTATTTGGGGGGGCGAGCGTGATGCCGGCATCCAGACCCTCCCCATGCGTCACCCCATGCACCCTTGCCCAGCATCCCACCAGGGTGCGGCACATCCCGAGCATCACCGATgcctccgtgcctcagtttcccccagGGGCAAAGGAAGGGGGGGTTTGCGTGGGGAGCGGGTGAGGGGAGAGCTGACACGGCTGGCAGGGCACAGGCGGATGgggctggtggtgctggggccAGCGGGTGACCCGGAGCTGGAGGGCTGCCGGCGCAGCCTGGGTGCCGGCGAGGTCCTCGACGCCACGGTGCTGGCCCAGCGCTTCCCCGGCCTCCAGCTCCACGCCGGTGAGGTGGCTGTGTGGGACGGCACCGGCGGGGTGCTCTTCGCCGACCGGGCGCTGCGGGCGGTGCAGGTGGGTGCTGCTGAGGGGATGGGATAGGGGTCCCCCGGCTCCGTCCCCGCAGCCACGTCCCGTCACCATCCCCCCCCAGGATGTCTTTCGCCGGCTTGGGGGCACCCTGCGGGACGGGGAGAAGGTGCTGCGCATTGAACCCGGGGCTGTGCTCACCGTCACCACCACCACCGGGGTGTACCGAGCCCCCCGGCTCATCATCACAGCCGGAGCCTGGACCGGTGCCCTCGTGGCACCCCTGGGTCTCTGCCTGCCGCTGCAGGTAAGGGTCGGTGGCACTGCGGGGTGGCCCGGCCATGGCCAGGGCTAACGCGGTGACCCCAGCCCCTGCGCATCGATGTCTGCTACTGGAGGGAGAAGGAGCCGGGGAGCCCCAGCGCGGGCAGAGCCGGTCCCTGCTTCATGGCCCTGGGGCTGAGCCAAGCCCCCCACGGCATCTACGGGCTGCCCGCCCTCGAGTACCCGGGGCTGGTCAAGGTGAGCGGGGCATGGTGGCAGCGGGAGCACCCCGCAGCCGGCCCCCCCTGACCAGCTGCCCCCCAAGATGTGCTACCACCACGGCAGCCCCGTCGACCCTGAGGAGCGGGACCGGGcccccccgggtgccccccgccCTGACGTCGCCATCCTGAGCAGCTTCATCAGCAGCTACCTGCCGGGGCTGGAGCCCTGGCCGGCCGTGGTGGAGACCTGCCTCTACACGGTGAGACACCCCAGGAGcgggacccaggcgtctggggTCCCAGCCCCTCCCTCACTCCAAGGAGGATCTTGccatcccttcccctccccacacacactcacacCGCGGCTCCCACAGAACACCCCGGATGAAGACTTCATCCTGGATCGGCACCCCAAGTTCAGCAACATCATCATCGGGGCCGGCTTCTCAGGTAGGCAAGGGCACCCAGCCCCTCCCCGGCACCCCAGAGCTGGCCGGGGCCCTGGGGGTGGCTGTGCCCACCCTCTCTTCCCCGCAGGCCACGGGTTCAAGCTGGCGCCAGTGGTGGGGAAGCTGCTGTGCGAGCTGAGCCTGGGCGAGGAGCCGTCCCACAGCACGGCCCCCTTCGCCATCACCCGCTTCCCCGGCGTGCTCCGGGCTGCGCTGTAGGTGCAGGGCCCTGGCCGTGCCCGCACGGCATCACACCGGCCTGCAGCTGTGTCCCTGCGGCTCGGTGTCCTTACAGCCCCGAATGCTggcatccctgcatccccatgTGCCACCATCTCCATCTCCCTGCACCCTGGTGTCTCCAccatcccagcacccagcaTCCTGGcacccctccatcccagcagccCTCCATCtgtgcaccccagcaccccagcacccccgtaCCCCTGCACCCTGCATCCTGAAAACCCAGCATCCCCACATCCCAGCACCCCCGCATCCCCATTACCCCAGCGTCCTGGTACCCCTCCGTCCGTGCATCCCCACATCCCAGCATGCTGGTACCCTGCATTCCCAAATCCCAGCACCCCCGCATCCCCATATCCCTGCACCCTGACAGCCCAGCATCCCcacaccccagcacccctgcctCCCCACATCCCTGCATCCCAGTATCCTGGTACCCTGCCTCCCCACATCCCAGCATCCCTGTATCCCTGCATCCCGTCATCCCCCATGCTGCGCAGTGCCAAGCCACCTCTGCTGAGCACCCGCTCCCCGGAAACAAATTAAGGAGCTTTGTCAGCCTCATGAAGATGGAGCTGGAACAGCGCGGAGAGACACACTCGCTTAGGAGTCaagttaaatgttttaatgttaaatgTGCCATTTTATTATCATTAGATCGCTCCCACTTAATGAAAGCGCATTAGCGCAGCGTGGCTTTATGGCAGTGAGCACCGAGCTTGGCCCATTTATTTCCAAGAGGTGGTGGGGAAAGGGATCAAACGACCCGGTTTGCCGGGGTcccaggggtgcggggggtcctgggggtgcagggggtccccggggctggggggccagggagcagcacccGGCACGGGCCGGCGGGTGCCAGAGCCGAGGCCGAGCTGCGTGCCGCGCTGGCGGCCGGCAATGCACATCATCATCTCCTACGCGTTGAATAATTAACGCCGGCAGGCAGAGGGCTCCCATCCCCGCTGCTCATCTGCATATTTATAAAGATTGATAAATGATTCAGTGCCGGCACCCACGAGGGCtgtctcccccctcccttccccatcacCCGTGGGTGCAGTGGGCTCGGGGAAGGTGCCAGGCTCGGCCTCTCCATGCTGCCCTGGATCCTCACCGGGGCCGGATCtgtcctgccagcccccccccaccACGCAAACAGCCCCCCAGAGTGGGGTGACCCCCCCAGCACgcggagcaggcagcagccggcGTCACCAGCCAGAAATGACGTTTATTTTCATAGTGAAAGTCAAGGGGGTAGGGGGGGGACGCACAGCTGGGCTAGTGCAAAACAAccaggcaggggtggggggccgggggcggggtGACGACAACCCAGGGGGCATGCGGGaccctgtccccacgtccccttcccagctgtgggacggctgctccccagggcctGGCCAGTGAGAGACGTCTTTGGCTCAACTAAAAGGGGCTTAAGAGGACGaggggtgcccggggggggAGTTTAAGTTATAAAATAAGGAGCCAGCAGGCACTGAGGAATAAACCCAGGGTGCCGGAGCTGCCGGCTCTGCCGCCGAGGACAGAcgaggggcaggagggtgggggggacatgggggctgcagccagcgaGCCGGCCGGGCTGCTCCCCCCGTGGCCACGGCTGGGGGCGGCTGCAtgcccaccccctcccccggtGCAGAAGAAATACCATctgcccggggcagccccgcaaAGGAGCTGAGTGTTTCTGGGGCGATGGGAAAGGGTGGTGGGGGGCTAGGCGGGGGTCTCGGTGGCCCGGCTCTCCGCCTCGCTGGCGCTGGGGGAGCTGCGGGAGGAGTGGCGTGTGCTTTCCCCGACGTCCTGCTCCTCGTCCCATCTGTCGTAGGCGAAGGGGTGCCGGGAACCTGGGGGGCTGTGCGGGAGAGAGCAGGGTTattggggggactggggggggcTCTGTGCCCCAGCACGCTGCAGTGCCGCAGCAGGGCTCCGCTGCTGGGCACACCTCCCCTTTGGCTGCACCGGGAGCCGTGGCGAGCCGGCATGCTGGCAGCCA encodes the following:
- the PIPOX gene encoding peroxisomal sarcosine oxidase translates to MAAPSQPRQATYDAIVIGAGIQGSFTAYHLAQRHRETLLLEQFILPHSRGSSHGQSRITRTAYPREPYARMMPDSFHLWQRLEVEASTSLYRRMGLVVLGPAGDPELEGCRRSLGAGEVLDATVLAQRFPGLQLHAGEVAVWDGTGGVLFADRALRAVQDVFRRLGGTLRDGEKVLRIEPGAVLTVTTTTGVYRAPRLIITAGAWTGALVAPLGLCLPLQPLRIDVCYWREKEPGSPSAGRAGPCFMALGLSQAPHGIYGLPALEYPGLVKMCYHHGSPVDPEERDRAPPGAPRPDVAILSSFISSYLPGLEPWPAVVETCLYTNTPDEDFILDRHPKFSNIIIGAGFSGHGFKLAPVVGKLLCELSLGEEPSHSTAPFAITRFPGVLRAAL